The Agromyces mangrovi genome contains a region encoding:
- a CDS encoding 4-(cytidine 5'-diphospho)-2-C-methyl-D-erythritol kinase: protein MTLAEATPVVHVRAPGKINLFMRVGGLEADGYHDVATAYQAVSLYEDVRAYPAEDITVAFGGSIDTSGLPVDDTNLAIRAARMLAAHAGVDTGVHLAIDKHVPIAGGMGGGSADAAAALVACDALWELGLSKEDLHGFAARLGADVPFALAGGTAIGTGRGDRLSPALATGSFHWVLAIAEFGISTPAVYHELDRQRGGGALPGPRRPEVDAAVLHALRAGDPSRLADALHNDLQAATLELAPGLGGILQLGADNGALAGIVSGSGPTVAFLAADADAALELQVALSASRLTAIRAHGPVHGARVLPA, encoded by the coding sequence ATGACGCTCGCCGAAGCCACCCCCGTCGTGCACGTGCGGGCGCCCGGCAAGATCAACCTCTTCATGCGGGTCGGCGGGCTCGAGGCCGACGGGTACCACGACGTCGCGACGGCGTACCAGGCGGTGTCGCTCTACGAGGACGTGCGGGCCTACCCGGCGGAGGACATCACGGTCGCGTTCGGCGGGTCGATCGACACGTCGGGGTTGCCGGTCGACGACACCAACCTGGCCATTCGGGCGGCGCGGATGCTCGCTGCCCACGCCGGGGTCGACACCGGCGTGCACCTGGCCATCGACAAGCACGTGCCGATCGCCGGGGGCATGGGCGGCGGGTCTGCGGATGCGGCTGCCGCCCTGGTCGCCTGCGACGCGCTCTGGGAGCTCGGCCTCTCGAAGGAGGACCTGCACGGCTTCGCCGCGCGCCTCGGGGCCGACGTGCCGTTCGCACTGGCGGGCGGCACCGCGATCGGCACCGGACGCGGCGACCGGCTGAGCCCCGCGCTCGCGACCGGCTCGTTCCACTGGGTGCTCGCGATCGCCGAGTTCGGCATCTCGACGCCTGCGGTGTACCACGAGCTCGACCGCCAGCGCGGTGGCGGCGCCCTCCCGGGGCCGCGGCGGCCCGAGGTCGACGCGGCTGTGCTGCACGCGCTGCGGGCGGGCGACCCCTCGCGGCTCGCGGATGCGCTGCACAACGACCTCCAGGCGGCGACGCTCGAGCTCGCGCCCGGGCTCGGCGGCATCCTCCAGCTCGGTGCCGACAACGGCGCGCTCGCCGGCATCGTCTCCGGCTCGGGCCCCACGGTCGCGTTCCTCGCGGCCGACGCCGACGCCGCCCTCGAGCTCCAGGTCGCCCTCTCGGCCTCGCGTCTCACCGCGATCCGCGCCCACGGCCCCGTGCACGGCGCCCGCGTCCTCCCCGCCTAG
- a CDS encoding MarR family winged helix-turn-helix transcriptional regulator — MAEADEVDRIVDDWERERPDLDFAPLQVLSRVARLSKHLDRARRTAFARSELESWEFDVLSALRRAGEPYRLSPKALLQQTLVSSGTMTNRIDRLVERGLVSRQTDPNDGRGILVVMSTAGLNRVDAAITRLVDAEAELLGSLPAAERNRLANLLRKLSLGFDELGT; from the coding sequence ATGGCCGAGGCAGACGAGGTCGACCGCATCGTCGACGACTGGGAGCGCGAGCGACCCGACCTCGATTTCGCGCCGCTGCAGGTGCTGAGCCGGGTCGCGCGCCTGTCGAAGCACCTCGACCGCGCCCGGCGCACCGCGTTCGCCCGCTCGGAGCTCGAGTCGTGGGAGTTCGACGTGCTCTCCGCGCTGCGCCGCGCCGGCGAGCCGTACCGCCTCTCCCCGAAGGCGCTGCTGCAGCAGACACTCGTCTCGAGCGGCACCATGACGAACCGCATCGACCGCCTCGTCGAGCGCGGGCTCGTGTCGCGCCAGACGGACCCGAACGACGGCCGCGGCATCCTCGTCGTCATGTCGACCGCCGGGCTCAACCGCGTCGACGCCGCCATCACGCGTCTCGTCGACGCCGAGGCCGAACTGCTCGGATCGCTGCCGGCAGCCGAGCGCAATCGCCTCGCGAACCTGCTGCGCAAGCTCAGCCTGGGCTTCGACGAGCTCGGCACGTAG
- a CDS encoding amidohydrolase, which produces MTAPDLILTGGTVITVDDADTIAEAVAVTDGLITAVGSADEIAALAGPDTTTVDVGGKTVIPGFVDGHSHVSMGAPYIKHAALQPAPTGDVRTVADILRKLHDAKDRNQPAPGEFVIGWGYYPDEMEDDGVLTADILDREFPEHRVAVVHISGHGGVANTRVLEDHGFVDGVDDPDGGTIVRYPGTRKPNGVLWEQAWIPLVFGLLDYEESAMFQMLREYARWGVTTVQDGAASMEQVHQVRDLADGAGIPVDVRSLVVFTDFQEGLESGLIGTTSNGHTVQGLKLILDGSPQGRTANVTEEYVTGGPGGEQHWHGLAVIDQATTDQLVELAYRNGVQVFAHTNGDGAVDQLLTAHRNAVAAGATPPGRTVPIHSQVMRIEQLDDYVAEGFEPSMFTVHTYLFGDTHIRNFGERRAFGISPMRTAIDKGLKPTNHSDYPITPINPLLLLWSSVVRRSSGGVVLGEVQRVTPLEGLRALTINGAYEHRTEHDRGSIEVGKLGDLVVLDANPLEVDPDAIRDIAVVTTYKRGEVVYQA; this is translated from the coding sequence ATGACCGCACCAGACCTCATCCTCACCGGCGGCACCGTCATCACCGTCGATGACGCCGACACGATCGCGGAGGCGGTGGCCGTGACCGACGGGCTGATCACCGCCGTCGGCTCGGCCGACGAGATCGCCGCGCTCGCGGGCCCCGACACGACCACGGTCGACGTGGGCGGCAAGACCGTGATCCCGGGCTTCGTCGACGGGCACAGCCACGTCTCGATGGGCGCGCCGTACATCAAGCACGCGGCGCTGCAGCCCGCTCCGACGGGCGACGTGCGCACCGTCGCCGACATCCTGCGGAAGCTCCACGACGCGAAGGACCGCAACCAGCCGGCGCCGGGCGAGTTCGTCATCGGCTGGGGCTACTACCCCGACGAGATGGAGGACGACGGGGTGCTCACCGCCGACATCCTCGACCGCGAGTTCCCGGAGCACCGGGTCGCGGTCGTGCACATCTCCGGGCACGGCGGCGTCGCCAACACGCGCGTGCTCGAGGATCACGGGTTCGTCGACGGCGTCGACGACCCGGACGGCGGCACGATCGTGCGCTATCCGGGCACGCGGAAGCCGAACGGCGTGCTGTGGGAGCAGGCGTGGATCCCGCTCGTGTTCGGCCTCCTCGACTACGAGGAGTCGGCCATGTTCCAGATGCTGCGCGAGTACGCGCGGTGGGGCGTGACGACGGTGCAGGACGGCGCTGCGTCGATGGAGCAGGTGCACCAGGTGCGCGACCTCGCCGACGGGGCGGGCATCCCGGTCGACGTGCGCTCGCTCGTGGTGTTCACCGACTTCCAGGAGGGCCTCGAGTCGGGGCTCATCGGCACCACCTCGAACGGGCACACCGTGCAGGGGCTGAAGCTCATCCTCGACGGCTCGCCGCAGGGGCGTACCGCGAACGTCACCGAGGAGTACGTCACCGGCGGGCCCGGCGGGGAGCAGCACTGGCACGGCCTCGCGGTCATCGACCAGGCGACGACCGACCAGCTCGTCGAACTCGCCTACCGCAACGGCGTGCAGGTGTTCGCGCACACGAACGGCGACGGGGCGGTCGACCAGCTGCTCACGGCGCACCGCAACGCCGTCGCGGCCGGCGCGACCCCGCCCGGGCGCACCGTGCCGATCCACTCGCAGGTCATGCGCATCGAGCAGCTCGACGACTACGTCGCCGAGGGGTTCGAGCCGTCGATGTTCACGGTGCATACGTACCTGTTCGGCGACACGCACATCCGCAACTTCGGCGAGCGGCGCGCGTTCGGCATCTCGCCGATGCGCACCGCGATCGACAAGGGCCTGAAGCCGACGAACCACTCCGACTACCCGATCACGCCGATCAACCCGCTGCTGCTGCTGTGGTCGTCGGTCGTGCGCCGCTCGTCGGGCGGCGTGGTGCTCGGCGAGGTGCAGCGCGTCACTCCGCTCGAGGGCCTGCGTGCCCTGACGATCAACGGCGCCTACGAGCACCGCACCGAGCATGACCGCGGCTCGATCGAGGTGGGCAAGCTCGGCGACCTGGTCGTGCTCGACGCGAACCCGCTCGAGGTCGACCCCGACGCGATCCGCGACATCGCCGTCGTCACCACCTACAAGCGCGGCGAGGTCGTCTACCAGGCGTGA
- a CDS encoding endonuclease domain-containing protein — protein sequence MARRPTPLPAPLASAPFRVSTADEHGVKRGRLRARDLEAPYHGSRTAEAPASHLDRAAVYAVRMPDHHAFAGLTAAIIYSAPVPMRPAEVQPLHVSGHTDKGLPRCSGVRGIRRRAKQVVRVQGAKALRVSSPADAWCELVGILSHEDLVAVGDFFVTGRQPVDDDDEPLATIAELEAAVDARSRSNGVMQLRAALRDIRYGAVSRMETRTRLVIVSGGLPEPELNHRVYDNERKLVAIVDLAYPGFKVAVEYEGEHHFEPVQGRKDIERREKLADLGWTTVQVTSKDVFDTPEQTVERIRARLRSRGANV from the coding sequence ATGGCACGCCGACCCACGCCGCTCCCAGCCCCGCTCGCCTCGGCGCCGTTCCGCGTCTCGACCGCCGACGAACACGGCGTGAAGCGCGGGCGACTCCGCGCACGGGACCTCGAAGCGCCCTATCACGGCTCCCGCACGGCTGAGGCGCCGGCGAGTCACCTCGACCGGGCAGCGGTGTACGCCGTGCGGATGCCCGATCACCACGCATTCGCCGGTCTGACGGCCGCGATCATCTACAGCGCACCCGTCCCGATGCGTCCCGCCGAAGTGCAGCCGCTCCATGTGTCGGGCCACACGGACAAAGGGCTCCCCCGGTGCTCTGGCGTTCGCGGTATCCGACGGCGCGCGAAGCAAGTAGTACGTGTGCAGGGAGCTAAGGCACTGCGGGTCTCCTCTCCTGCCGATGCCTGGTGCGAGCTCGTGGGCATCCTGTCGCATGAGGATCTCGTCGCGGTCGGCGACTTCTTCGTCACCGGGCGCCAGCCGGTCGACGACGATGACGAGCCGCTCGCGACGATCGCAGAGTTGGAGGCTGCGGTCGACGCGCGATCGCGGAGCAACGGCGTGATGCAGCTGCGGGCGGCGCTCCGCGACATCCGCTACGGCGCAGTCTCCCGCATGGAGACCCGAACTCGGCTCGTCATCGTGAGCGGCGGGCTCCCGGAGCCCGAGTTGAACCACCGTGTCTACGACAACGAGCGCAAACTTGTCGCGATCGTCGATCTCGCCTACCCCGGGTTCAAGGTCGCGGTCGAGTACGAGGGCGAGCACCACTTCGAGCCGGTGCAGGGGCGCAAGGACATCGAGCGCCGCGAGAAGCTCGCCGACCTCGGCTGGACGACGGTGCAGGTCACGTCGAAGGACGTGTTCGACACCCCAGAGCAGACGGTGGAGCGCATCCGTGCCCGACTCCGCTCCCGCGGCGCGAACGTGTAG
- a CDS encoding MFS transporter, with amino-acid sequence MVGVSGVEAPASARFTRRQWLLLIGCGMGFAVTGADPAVFSANIALVRTDLGLDGAETAFIASLATLVLAATILGAGVLGDIRGKKQMFIVGGIITAIGEVLVWVPGGFPLLIAARAVAGIGFAFLLGLSLTIVNASFTPEQRPRAIGMYLAMAFACTAPMPAIAGLVSAGTDWRNGFLVFAGFALLAAGLAWRFIDPIPKAEGRRLDLAGILLAAVTLVGLVYGISRLQDGLNVGSLVPLGIGIVGAVLFVVVERRVAQPALDLRLFSRGPFNAAVGGVATYNFLNGGFTLLVSYYLVVVQGASTAVLGLLMVPAAIVQAFAAGWAGRLITALGSRTALAIGLGACTLTCFAFAALGVDTPIWVVVIAFTMMSVSNALTQTPVANLMMSYAPRELGGSIAGVKSGVGQTAYSLGPVVYTVVATILLRMTTSAEMDRAGLTDDDVREALASTSGGATSAGGGANQVLDPDTLAALTEAIRVPFAHGLQWTSLVMAIVPLTALLLALRLLPRKGQGADASGSAPSGDAPHS; translated from the coding sequence GTGGTCGGTGTGAGCGGCGTCGAGGCACCCGCATCCGCTCGCTTCACCCGGCGCCAGTGGCTGCTGCTCATCGGCTGCGGCATGGGCTTCGCGGTCACCGGCGCCGACCCCGCCGTGTTCTCGGCCAACATCGCGCTCGTGCGCACCGACCTCGGGCTCGACGGCGCGGAGACGGCGTTCATCGCGTCGCTCGCGACCCTGGTGCTCGCGGCTACCATCCTGGGTGCGGGCGTGCTGGGCGACATCCGCGGCAAGAAGCAGATGTTCATCGTCGGCGGCATCATCACCGCGATCGGCGAGGTGCTCGTCTGGGTGCCCGGCGGGTTCCCGCTGCTGATCGCGGCGCGCGCGGTCGCGGGCATCGGGTTCGCGTTCCTGCTGGGGCTGTCGCTCACCATCGTGAACGCGTCGTTCACGCCCGAGCAGCGCCCGCGCGCCATCGGCATGTACCTCGCGATGGCGTTCGCATGCACCGCGCCGATGCCCGCGATCGCCGGGCTCGTCTCGGCGGGCACCGACTGGCGCAACGGGTTCCTCGTGTTCGCCGGGTTCGCGCTGCTCGCGGCCGGGCTGGCCTGGCGGTTCATCGACCCGATCCCGAAGGCGGAGGGGCGGCGGCTCGACCTCGCGGGCATCCTGCTCGCCGCCGTCACCCTCGTGGGGCTCGTGTACGGCATCTCGCGCCTGCAGGACGGCCTGAACGTTGGTTCGCTCGTGCCGCTCGGGATCGGCATCGTGGGCGCCGTGCTGTTCGTGGTCGTCGAGCGGCGGGTCGCGCAGCCGGCCCTCGACCTGCGGCTGTTCTCGCGCGGCCCGTTCAACGCGGCCGTCGGCGGCGTCGCGACCTACAACTTCCTGAACGGCGGGTTCACGCTGCTCGTCTCGTACTACCTCGTGGTCGTGCAGGGGGCGTCGACCGCCGTGCTCGGGCTGCTCATGGTGCCCGCCGCGATCGTGCAGGCGTTCGCGGCCGGGTGGGCGGGGCGCCTCATCACCGCGCTCGGGTCGCGCACCGCGCTCGCGATCGGCCTGGGCGCCTGCACGCTCACGTGCTTCGCATTCGCCGCGCTCGGCGTCGACACCCCGATCTGGGTCGTAGTCATCGCGTTCACGATGATGTCGGTGTCGAACGCGCTCACGCAGACGCCGGTCGCGAACCTCATGATGAGCTACGCCCCGCGCGAGCTCGGCGGCTCGATCGCCGGCGTGAAGTCGGGCGTCGGCCAGACCGCCTACTCGCTCGGGCCGGTCGTGTACACGGTCGTCGCGACGATCCTGCTGCGCATGACCACGTCGGCCGAGATGGATCGCGCAGGGCTCACGGACGACGACGTGCGCGAGGCGCTCGCGTCGACCAGCGGCGGCGCGACGAGCGCCGGCGGCGGCGCCAACCAGGTGCTCGACCCCGACACGCTCGCCGCGCTCACCGAGGCGATCCGGGTGCCGTTCGCGCACGGGCTGCAGTGGACGAGCCTCGTCATGGCGATCGTGCCGCTCACCGCGCTGCTGCTGGCGCTGCGACTGCTGCCGCGCAAGGGGCAGGGGGCGGATGCCTCCGGCTCGGCGCCGTCCGGCGACGCACCGCACTCGTGA
- the rsmA gene encoding 16S rRNA (adenine(1518)-N(6)/adenine(1519)-N(6))-dimethyltransferase RsmA, translated as MNAHRHEASDGGAPAPRLLGPAEIRELAGYLGVSPTKKLGQNFVHDANTVRRIVQLAEVARDDVVLEVGPGLGSLTLGLLEAGAHVVAVEIDGRLAEQLPHTVRLMQSGTRIDVVHADALRVTELPAPPQRLVANLPYNVSVPVLLHLLEHFPSLTSGIVMVQAEVGYRLAAAPGSKVYGAPSVKAAWYGDWRIAGQVSRLVFWPVPNVDSVLVGFARSGSEPGTEDERRRTFAIIDAAFQQRRKMLRQALAGVLGGTSSEASAVLEAAGVDPQARGEELGIEQFLAVARAAR; from the coding sequence ATGAACGCGCATCGGCACGAGGCATCCGACGGCGGCGCGCCTGCGCCGCGACTGCTCGGCCCCGCCGAGATCCGCGAGCTCGCCGGGTACCTCGGCGTGAGCCCCACCAAGAAGCTCGGCCAGAACTTCGTGCACGACGCCAACACGGTGCGCCGCATCGTGCAGCTCGCCGAGGTCGCGCGCGACGATGTCGTGCTCGAGGTCGGCCCGGGGCTCGGTTCGCTCACGCTCGGGCTGCTCGAGGCCGGCGCCCACGTGGTCGCCGTCGAGATCGACGGCCGCCTCGCCGAGCAGCTGCCGCACACCGTGCGGCTCATGCAGTCGGGCACCCGCATCGACGTCGTGCACGCCGACGCGCTGCGGGTCACCGAGCTGCCCGCCCCGCCGCAGCGCCTGGTCGCGAACCTGCCGTACAACGTCTCCGTACCTGTGCTGCTGCACCTGCTCGAGCACTTCCCGTCGCTCACGAGCGGCATCGTCATGGTGCAGGCCGAGGTCGGCTACCGGCTCGCCGCCGCGCCCGGCTCGAAGGTCTACGGCGCGCCGAGCGTGAAGGCCGCCTGGTACGGCGACTGGCGCATCGCCGGGCAGGTCTCGCGGCTCGTGTTCTGGCCCGTGCCGAACGTCGACTCGGTGCTCGTGGGGTTCGCGCGCTCCGGGTCGGAGCCCGGCACCGAGGACGAGCGGCGGCGGACGTTCGCGATCATCGACGCCGCCTTCCAGCAGCGCCGCAAGATGCTGCGCCAGGCGCTCGCGGGCGTGCTGGGCGGCACCAGCTCCGAGGCATCCGCCGTGCTCGAAGCCGCCGGGGTCGACCCCCAGGCACGCGGTGAGGAGCTCGGCATCGAGCAGTTCCTCGCCGTCGCCCGCGCCGCGCGGTAG
- a CDS encoding ATP-binding cassette domain-containing protein, protein MAAASEAKRRNLARKELAWLRRGAPARTSKPKFRIEAANQLIEGEPPVRDSVELSSLAVARLGKDVVDLLDAGVEVTDATSGTPRQILRDIEWRIAPGERTGILGVNGAGKSTLLGLVTGAVEPTSGRVKRGKTVRIASLTQQLDELEGLGDERVSAIIGRQKSSYVAGGTELTPGQLLERLGFTSAQLSTPVKDLSGGQKRRLQLLLILLEEPNVLILDEPTNDLDTDMLAAIEDLLDTWPGTLLVVSHDRYLVERVTDQQYAVMEGHLRHLPGGVEQYLELRRRSTDAGAGASAVAAATTTQAPATPAASALTGAARRTAEKELASIDRRLEKQQREIAEAHERLAAHDQTDFTGLGVLTVELGELEASVADLETRWLELSEQLEA, encoded by the coding sequence ATGGCGGCGGCATCCGAGGCGAAGCGCCGCAACCTCGCCCGCAAGGAGCTCGCGTGGCTCCGCCGCGGCGCCCCGGCCCGCACGAGCAAGCCGAAGTTCCGCATCGAGGCGGCGAACCAGCTCATCGAGGGTGAGCCGCCGGTGCGCGACAGCGTCGAGCTGTCGAGCCTCGCGGTCGCGCGCCTCGGCAAGGACGTCGTCGACCTGCTCGACGCCGGGGTCGAGGTGACGGATGCCACGAGCGGCACGCCCCGCCAGATCCTGCGCGACATCGAATGGCGCATCGCCCCGGGCGAGCGCACCGGCATCCTCGGCGTGAACGGCGCGGGCAAGTCCACGCTGCTCGGCCTCGTCACGGGCGCGGTCGAGCCGACCAGCGGACGCGTGAAGCGCGGCAAGACGGTGCGCATCGCGAGCCTCACGCAGCAGCTCGACGAGCTGGAGGGCCTCGGCGACGAGCGCGTCAGCGCGATCATCGGCCGCCAGAAGTCGAGCTACGTCGCCGGCGGCACCGAGCTCACGCCCGGCCAGCTGCTCGAGCGCCTCGGATTCACGAGTGCGCAGCTCTCGACCCCGGTGAAGGACCTCTCGGGCGGGCAGAAGCGCCGCCTGCAGCTGCTGCTCATCCTGCTCGAGGAGCCGAACGTGCTCATCCTCGACGAGCCCACGAACGACCTCGACACCGACATGCTCGCCGCCATCGAGGACCTCCTCGACACCTGGCCCGGCACGCTCCTCGTCGTGAGCCACGACCGCTACCTCGTCGAGCGCGTCACCGACCAGCAGTACGCCGTCATGGAGGGCCACCTCCGCCACCTGCCCGGCGGCGTCGAGCAGTACCTCGAGCTGCGCAGGCGGTCGACGGATGCCGGTGCCGGCGCGTCCGCCGTCGCCGCAGCGACCACCACGCAGGCGCCCGCCACGCCGGCCGCGTCGGCGCTCACCGGCGCCGCGCGCCGCACCGCCGAGAAGGAGCTCGCGTCGATCGACCGGCGGCTCGAGAAGCAGCAGCGCGAGATCGCTGAGGCGCACGAGCGCCTGGCCGCGCACGACCAGACGGACTTCACCGGGCTCGGCGTGCTCACCGTGGAGCTCGGTGAGCTCGAGGCATCCGTCGCCGACCTCGAGACCCGGTGGCTGGAGCTGAGCGAGCAGCTCGAGGCGTAG
- a CDS encoding MFS transporter: protein MSRQAPGSTATKGTTAALIALTAASCLQVVDPTANNIAIVGAGTELDMSSSERAFAASVGTLALAAFILTTGSLGDRLGRRRVMLAGLVVAAAGGVITAIAPTTLIFMSGRAITGIGIAASFGLSFALLREVLPNQIPKAVAFWLAGQTAAALILGVVAGWMAGFGWRYGYLLLPIVAVIALLMCLRGLPEAKANDPGPFDYVGLSMIAITMVGVIYGLSGAAESGWVSPQVLIPVGVGLVAFVVFVWWEARSSHPAFPVKLFKDPELAGSVAVGFSFNMWQAVVMIQLSMLWQYVFLYQPLQVSLGQLPMNIAMVIGAIVAGRLLSKGIPASLNLIVGHVLLIGTLVWMGFSGTSTPYIFFAIPMVIGGFARMLNETTMGQYFVAKPPPALTGAMASSKTAIGQMSFALGTALSSTFLFGQYGRGIAEAFAQANVEPAQQGYYTGMITSYVSGGDLSDYDPAEVERVIGEASDVFVGSFNTTMFIFAGILTVLAVISTLFFARANAMRKAGTLVDGPLTLDGTPVALAAGGGEGQSNASPKPDPDENDRT from the coding sequence GTGAGCAGGCAGGCGCCGGGAAGCACGGCAACGAAGGGCACCACCGCGGCACTGATCGCACTGACCGCGGCCTCGTGCCTGCAGGTCGTCGATCCGACAGCGAACAACATCGCGATCGTGGGCGCGGGCACCGAGCTCGACATGTCGTCGTCGGAGCGGGCCTTCGCCGCCAGCGTCGGCACGCTCGCGCTCGCCGCGTTCATCCTCACCACGGGGTCGCTCGGCGACCGGCTCGGCCGGCGCAGGGTGATGCTCGCCGGACTCGTCGTAGCTGCGGCGGGCGGCGTGATCACGGCGATCGCCCCGACCACCCTGATCTTCATGTCGGGCCGGGCGATCACGGGCATCGGCATCGCCGCCTCGTTCGGCCTGAGCTTCGCGCTGCTGCGCGAGGTGCTGCCGAATCAGATTCCGAAGGCGGTCGCGTTCTGGCTCGCCGGGCAGACCGCCGCGGCGCTCATCCTGGGGGTCGTCGCTGGCTGGATGGCCGGCTTCGGCTGGCGCTACGGCTATCTCCTGCTGCCGATCGTCGCAGTGATCGCACTCCTCATGTGCCTGCGCGGGCTGCCCGAGGCGAAGGCGAACGACCCCGGCCCGTTCGACTACGTCGGACTCAGCATGATCGCGATCACCATGGTCGGGGTCATCTACGGGCTCTCGGGCGCGGCCGAGTCGGGCTGGGTGTCACCCCAGGTGCTGATCCCCGTCGGGGTTGGTCTGGTGGCGTTCGTCGTCTTCGTCTGGTGGGAGGCCCGCTCGTCGCATCCGGCCTTCCCGGTCAAGCTCTTCAAGGACCCGGAGCTCGCAGGCTCGGTCGCCGTCGGCTTCTCGTTCAACATGTGGCAGGCCGTCGTCATGATCCAGCTGTCGATGCTGTGGCAGTACGTGTTCCTCTACCAGCCGCTGCAGGTGAGCCTCGGCCAGTTGCCGATGAACATCGCCATGGTGATCGGCGCGATCGTGGCCGGCCGCCTGCTGTCGAAGGGCATCCCCGCCTCGCTGAACCTCATCGTCGGGCACGTGCTGCTGATCGGCACGCTCGTCTGGATGGGCTTCTCGGGCACGTCGACCCCGTACATCTTCTTCGCGATCCCCATGGTCATCGGTGGGTTCGCCCGCATGCTCAACGAGACGACGATGGGCCAATACTTCGTGGCGAAGCCGCCGCCCGCGCTCACCGGCGCGATGGCGTCGTCGAAGACCGCGATCGGTCAGATGAGCTTCGCGCTCGGCACCGCGCTCAGCTCGACCTTCCTGTTCGGCCAGTACGGCCGCGGCATCGCCGAGGCGTTCGCCCAGGCGAACGTCGAGCCCGCGCAGCAGGGCTATTACACGGGCATGATCACCTCGTACGTCTCGGGCGGCGACCTGTCGGACTACGACCCTGCCGAGGTCGAACGGGTCATCGGCGAGGCATCCGATGTCTTCGTCGGCTCGTTCAACACGACCATGTTCATCTTCGCCGGCATCCTCACCGTGCTGGCGGTGATCTCGACGCTGTTCTTCGCCCGCGCAAACGCCATGCGCAAGGCGGGCACGCTGGTCGACGGCCCGCTCACGCTCGACGGCACGCCCGTGGCACTCGCCGCAGGCGGCGGGGAGGGGCAGTCGAATGCCTCGCCGAAGCCGGACCCCGATGAGAACGACCGAACCTGA
- a CDS encoding TatD family hydrolase has product MTDGHLRSRAARDGGSPAYPAAPEPLAVPVYDNHTHLEVADGAMPIAPAEHLDRAAAVGIAGVVQVGTDVATSEWSAELAARDARVLAAVSIHPNDAPELAAEGSLDEALTAIDALAARPRVVAVGETGLDWYRTGADGRDPQFHSFEAHIDIAKRHGLALQIHDRDAHDDVVATLLRVGAPERTVFHCFSGDASLARVCAEHGWFLSFAGNVTFKNAENLREGLRAAPRELVMVETDAPYLTPAPNRGRPNAPYLVPHTVRFMAEVLGADVDELSAQIASNTERAYGRWDAEPVSGADGAPTASPSRNT; this is encoded by the coding sequence GTGACCGACGGTCACCTGCGTTCCCGGGCGGCTCGAGACGGCGGGTCGCCCGCCTACCCGGCGGCCCCCGAGCCGCTCGCGGTGCCCGTCTACGACAACCACACGCACCTCGAGGTGGCCGACGGTGCGATGCCGATCGCGCCGGCCGAGCACCTCGACCGGGCCGCGGCCGTCGGCATCGCCGGGGTCGTGCAGGTCGGCACCGACGTGGCGACGTCGGAGTGGTCGGCCGAGCTCGCGGCGCGCGATGCGCGGGTGCTCGCGGCGGTGTCGATCCACCCGAACGACGCGCCGGAGCTCGCTGCCGAGGGGTCGCTCGACGAGGCGCTGACGGCGATCGACGCGCTGGCCGCCCGCCCCCGGGTCGTCGCGGTGGGGGAGACCGGGCTCGACTGGTACCGCACCGGCGCCGACGGGCGCGACCCGCAGTTCCACTCGTTCGAGGCGCACATCGACATCGCGAAGCGTCACGGGCTCGCGCTGCAGATCCACGACCGCGACGCCCACGACGACGTGGTCGCGACCCTGCTGCGGGTCGGTGCACCCGAGCGCACCGTGTTCCACTGCTTCTCGGGCGACGCTTCCTTGGCGCGCGTCTGCGCCGAGCACGGCTGGTTCCTGTCGTTCGCCGGCAACGTGACGTTCAAGAACGCCGAGAACCTGCGCGAGGGGCTGCGCGCCGCGCCGCGCGAGCTCGTCATGGTCGAGACGGATGCCCCTTACCTCACGCCCGCCCCGAACCGCGGGCGCCCGAACGCGCCGTACCTCGTGCCGCACACCGTGCGGTTCATGGCCGAGGTGCTCGGGGCCGATGTGGACGAGCTGTCGGCGCAGATCGCGTCGAACACGGAGCGGGCCTACGGGCGCTGGGACGCCGAGCCCGTTTCCGGCGCCGACGGCGCGCCCACCGCATCACCCTCGCGGAATACGTGA